The window gcttcttcttcaaaGCGTTCGTGGTCGTTGTCTTCGCTGCCACCGGAGATAACACAAGAAATCTTTTACAAGACTCCGACGGATGCTCTCGTCCGATCAAAACCGACATGCAAGAAGTGGTACGCTCTCATAACCGACGAAACATTCATCTACGAACACTTGCGTCGCTCTCAAGAACGATTCATAAGAATCTTTGATGGTGTGGTACAAATCATGGATCCAGTACTGACCAGAGAACGCACAGCTTCGCCAATCCAAAACGTTCAACCTCCTCCATATGAGATTGATACTAGAGCTGTCAAATGGTCCGTCCATGGCCCAATTGGGCATGACCATTTGGACCATTTCAGTTTTGGGCAGTAATGGGTGGTCCATATTGGACAATGGTCCAACAAATGTCTAAGACCAATAGAGACCATGTCCAAATGGGCATGCCCATGGACAcccaataatatttataattattttttaattattagtttagattttatttttaaaattttgaaattatgtttactttccaaaattataaaagtaatttttttcttatcaaaactgtaaaactatgttttcctctcaaaatcgaaaaagtttcatttttccgcaaaaaccgaaaaatcgcgtttttctgccaaaaccgatatttttttatttttccgtcaaaaccgagaaattacgtttttctgccaaaatcaaaaaaattacgTTTTCCTGCCAAACCCGAGAAATtacattttctcgccaaaaccgagaaattgtgttttttccgccaaaaccgagaaattgtgttttttcgccaaaaccaaGAAATtgcgtttttccgccaaaaccggaaaattgcgttttctcgccaaaaccgagaaattgcgttttcccgccaaaaccgagaaattgtgttttcccgccaaaaccgagaaattgtattttcccgccaaaatctgagaaattacatttttccgccaaaaccgaaaaattgtattttcccgtcaaaatccAAGAAATtgcgttttccgccaaaatcgaaaaattgtgtgtttctCGCTAAAACCGCAAATTtgcattttcccgctaaaaccgaaaaattatgtttttccgccaaaatctgagaaattgcgttttcccgccaaaaccgagaaattgtgtgtgtttccgccaaaaccgaaaaattaaattttctcgccaaatttatgaaatacatttttccgtcaaaactgtGAATTACGTTTTCcgtcaaaatcattaattttttattttaacgataaaactgtttttttttttggttaaattgtaaagttatgttttcttttattaaactcatgaaattatattttaagaagCCCATGGACACCCATTGTCCATTTGGTCTTCGCCCAATTGGACCGTATACCAATTGGTCTTTTGTCCAGTTGGACCATTTATTAATTGGACATGTCCATAGCCCGCCCAAAATGAATTGGACTGGGCTAGCCCATGGTCAGCCCGCCCAGTTGACACCTCTAATTGATACTATGGTTCACTGCGATGGACTCATGCTGTGCAAGTGTGCCGATCACTTGAGATTCGCCAACCTAGCTCTTTGGAATCCCGCCACAAGGAAATTCAGATGGGTCGACCCCGTGGATGTTATCACGAATAGTGAGTACTACGGGATTGGATACAGCAACAGCAAGAAGAAGGCTCGTGACGACGGTTACAAGATCGTGCGGTTTACTTGTGGCCTTGAGGGTAATTACGAGATCAATGTAGTACCACATGTTGAGATTTACGAGTTCAAGACGAATGCTTGGAGAACTATTGGTATAAAGGTTGATGCTGATGTGAAGATTACGAGGAAATGTGTGGCTGTGATGGGTAACATGTATTGGATTGCTTATAGAgatcatgaagaagaagatgaagaagaagaagaagaagatgaagaagaagaagaagaatatgagTTCATTCGGTGTTTCGATTTCTCGGATGAAACATTCAAGGACGTATGCTTCTGTCCAACCTCTTATGTTAATAGTCATTTATCTTGCTTCAATGGAGATAGCTTGTCTTTGCTACAACAAGGCAGATCATCAAGAAACATTGAGGTGTGGGTTTCAAGCAAGTTGGGTGATGGTGATGTCTCGTTTAGCAAATATTTCAGTTTGTCCGGTCCTGGTCTTCGGCCGGCGTTACAGGTCCGTGATGATGCTAGTCCTGTATACTGTTTTGTGAAGCCTAAGAGCAGGGGCGGTCCTGGGCACAGCGGACTGAAACACCGGCTTAGGGCccccaaaatttttaaaaaaatttacataagaAGGGGCccctaaatttgtaaaaaaatttctttttttaaaactcttacTAAACTGTTTTAGGCCCCCAGCATCTCAGGGACGCCCCTGCCTAAGAGTGTCATCGTATGGTTCGTGGGAGTTGAAGGAAAAGGTGATAAGGTTCGTAATTGCCTTACGCTTTATGAGATTGATGAGGATggggtgagaaatgaaaaggtGACAGAACGTGACGACGTGCATGAATATTCTCGCGCCTTCGTTTGTGGCTATGTGTATGTTCCAAGTCTAGTCCCTCTTCCATGAATAAGAGATTaaggttttgttttgtgttctaAGCTTTAGTTTCTGGTCTTTGTTTGTTGATCTTGTGCACTGTAAAGATGTTACTAatattggttttggttttgcaCTGTATTATAATTAAACTGATACAGTTGTAGTCTTAAATACTATAAACTTTTTTGTGCACCTTTACTTGTTTAATATGTACAAAGTaacttatatatgtatattcgTAGCTTATTAATAATCTGTACTCTTAACAGGTTGATAACGAAGTTGTCGTATGATTTCACAAGATAAGCACAATTTATGTTTATCATTAagagaaaaatcaaaaatgGGTGAAGATGATGATTCGTGTGGACCAAGTCTTTAGCTTGCCTTATTGGTAAAGTATCCTTCTGCAAGGAAACGTATATGTCACtctttttgtgttttgtttcaCATTCCATATTCTATCATTAACTTTCTGTTTTCTGGATATAATAAGATACCTAACTAGAGATATACAATTCACCTAGTATAAAAAGGGAAATTCAATTCATTTttgtaacaattttatttttatttttaaattctttgaTAATGCGTTGGatcgttaaaaaaaaacaactatagGTTAAAACGACAGTGATTCCTTAACAAAACGACAAAAGTACGCAGTGTTTTCTAGGGCTTACTGCAAATGGAAaatgaaaaattgaaaaaaatggaATTGAAAATCAAAATCGGAATCGCAAAATCCGAAATAGCCGtcgaaaaagaaacaaatttcTTGCAATTGAAGTAACCTTTTACTCTTCttcctcttaaaatcaaaacccaactcctctctctctctctccctgtTCAGGTTTGGGGGAAaaggtagattttttttttaagggtcTTTTTGCATTCGATGGGTCGCGAATCAGTGTCTGCTGTGTCTTCTCCGCCGACGACGACGGCCACTGCGGTGGCGACGGCGCTTGCTCCTGGGTTTCGATTTCATCCCACTGACGATGAGCTAGTGAGCTATTACTTGAAGCGGAAGGTTCTGGGTAAGCCTGTGCGGTTCGATGCGATTGGGGATGTGGATATCTACAAGCATGAGCCGTGGGACTTGGCAGGTTCGATGGGTTTCCTCTCGAAATGTCTCTTATGTTTTGCGTATTGTGTGATTTAGGGTTTTGTCTGTGAGACATTGGAGTTTGCTGGTTCTGATTTGGGATTTTTTAGTGGTCTTAGCGTCTTCTTACTTAGTTCAGGAGaaaggtttagtttttttttgtgggctTTGATTCATTTTCTGTGAGAATTTTGTTGATGTTTTTCTCTGTTAGTACATTTTGCTATGTTTAGGCTGTAACACTGTGAAAagtctagtttttttttcttgccgCTTGTGCTTCAGTTTGGTTTGCTTGTGTTTCAGGGAATGAAGTTTGTTGTTCTGTATTTGGTTATATGAAAGCTTTGAGTTTTAGCTTTATTAAGTCTGGTTTCATTTTTTGTCTTCTGGTGTGATGTATTTCCGATTCCTTGTGCTTGTGCTCCCGCTCTAGTTTGCTTGTGTATAAGGGCATAAAGTTTGTTGCTGCATGTCTTGGTATCTCAATTTTAGTGGTTATTATGTCTGGCTTTGATTTTATCTTCTGGTGTGTTGTGTGTGTTTCCATAAGAAGCATCTGACAAGCTGACTCAAGAGATGGTGTTTCAagtgaaaagtttttttttccttaagaGTTTCTTGCCATCTTGTGCTTTAGTTTAGTTTGCTTGTATTTTTGGGAATGATGTTTGTTGTTCTGTGTTTGGTTATCTCAAGTTTTGAGCTTTAGTGTTAATAAGTCAAGTTTCAGTTTTTTCTGCCTTCTGGTGTGAACTTGTGCTTCCACATTAGTTTGCTTGTGTTTCAGCACATGAAGGTTATCGTTGTGTGTCTTGGAATCTCAAGTTCAGTGCTATTATGTCTGCTTGAAtatctctttttctttgttgtGTATGTTTCAGTGTTTTCGTGGTTGAAGACAAGGGACCAGGAATGGTACTTCTACTGCGCGTTAGACAAGAAGTACGGCAACGGCGCTAGGATGAACCGAGCAACCAACAAAGGCTACTGGAAAGCAACTGGTAAAGACAGAGAAATCCGCAGTGACGTTCAGATCCTCGGTATGAAAAAGACGCTCGTTTTCCACAGCGGGCGTGCTCCAGATGGGCTCCGAACCAACTGGGTCATGCACGAGTATCGCCTTGTGGACTATGAGACCGAAAACAATGGAAACCCGGTGGTATGcacatttttaaaaagattttaactTTTGAATAAGCTTTTATCTGAATACTGTCTAAGTAAGGGACCCTATCTCATCtcaattgtttgtttgtttgaatGCAGCAAGATGCATATGTGTTGTGCAGAATATTCCACAAGAATAACATTGGGCCACCATGTGGGAACAGATACGCGCCGTTCATGGAAGAGGAATGGGACGGTGATGGAGCAGCTCTGATTCCAGGAGTAAACGTTAGTGTCAGGGTAGAGCCACTGCCAGTAGCCAATGGAAACATTCAGATGGACCAGGTTTATATACTTCCTCCATAACCCCTAACCCGCTTAGTTTCATTTCAGTATTTGTTATATGCAAAAAGCTCTGTGTTGGAAGTGAATCACCTTCCCTTAATTTGCAATATATCATAATGTTTCTTATTTGCAAAAACTGTATGATGAAATGAAGCTGCTCTAGTCCTGTTTGGACTAATCATTAACCTCATTTTATTGTGGTAATCCAGTCAGAAAGCAAGGGACTCATTAACATCAACGAGCCACCAAGAGAGGCTACTCCAATGGATATCGAAGTTAATCATCAGGAGATTGCCCTCAAGCCGCATGAGAATAACAATGATGAAGATGAGAAAGCACTCAGACGTGAGAATGCAGATAAGGATGAGGGTCCTCCTGCCGTGTGCGTTCTCAACAAAGAAGCTCCGTTACCTCTCATCCAATACAAACGCAGACGCCAAAACGAGTCTAGCAACAACAACTCAAGCAGGACCGCAGAGGATTACTGTTCGTCCACAACAACAACCGTCGACAACACACCAACCTTAGTCTCATCGTCTACTACTGCTGCTGCCACCAACAGCGCCATCTCTGCATTGCTTGAGTTCTCTCTCATGGGTATCTCCAAGAAGAAAGAAAACCTTCTACGTCCTCACAAGGAAGCTACACTTGAGGAGAAGCTTAATGATCTCCAGAAGGAGAGTAAGCAGATGTCTGATGAGAGAAAAAGTTTCAAGCTCGAGATGATGGGTGCAGAGGCTATGATCAGTATTCTCCAGTCGAGGATCGATGCACTGCGCCAGGAGAACGATGAGCTGAAGAAGAACAACAACAGCGCCAATGGACACTAATTTTATTCTTCTTTGCCGTTTTAGCTGTTTAATTTCCGTAATATTAGGAGTTATCTATGTAGCTTCTTCAGATGGATTGAGAACTT of the Brassica rapa cultivar Chiifu-401-42 chromosome A03, CAAS_Brap_v3.01, whole genome shotgun sequence genome contains:
- the LOC103860148 gene encoding putative F-box only protein 15 codes for the protein MVHCDGLMLCKCADHLRFANLALWNPATRKFRWVDPVDVITNSEYYGIGYSNSKKKARDDGYKIVRFTCGLEGNYEINVVPHVEIYEFKTNAWRTIGIKVDADVKITRKCVAVMGNILSLLQQGRSSRNIEVWVSSKLGDGDVSFSKYFSLSGPGLRPALQVRDDASPAPSISGTPLPKSVIVWFVGVEGKGDKVRNCLTLYEIDEDGVRNEKVTERDDVHEYSRAFVCGYVYVPSLVPLP
- the LOC103859348 gene encoding NAC domain containing protein 50 gives rise to the protein MGRESVSAVSSPPTTTATAVATALAPGFRFHPTDDELVSYYLKRKVLGKPVRFDAIGDVDIYKHEPWDLAVFSWLKTRDQEWYFYCALDKKYGNGARMNRATNKGYWKATGKDREIRSDVQILGMKKTLVFHSGRAPDGLRTNWVMHEYRLVDYETENNGNPVQDAYVLCRIFHKNNIGPPCGNRYAPFMEEEWDGDGAALIPGVNVSVRVEPLPVANGNIQMDQSESKGLININEPPREATPMDIEVNHQEIALKPHENNNDEDEKALRRENADKDEGPPAVCVLNKEAPLPLIQYKRRRQNESSNNNSSRTAEDYCSSTTTTVDNTPTLVSSSTTAAATNSAISALLEFSLMGISKKKENLLRPHKEATLEEKLNDLQKESKQMSDERKSFKLEMMGAEAMISILQSRIDALRQENDELKKNNNSANGH